A genomic stretch from Solanum stenotomum isolate F172 chromosome 8, ASM1918654v1, whole genome shotgun sequence includes:
- the LOC125873283 gene encoding kinesin-like protein KIN-5D: MEPSQRRGHVSRSPSQTPRSSEKVVRDLRLAEGNMSGRHDKDKGVNVQVIVRCRPLSEDEMRSNTPAVISCNEGRREISAMQNIANKQIDKTFVFDKVYGPTSKQKDLYDSAICPIVFEVLEGYNCTVFAYGQTGTGKTYTMEGGGRKKNGEFPSDAGVIPRAIKQIFDILEAQSAEYSVKVTFLELYNEEISDLLAPEECTKFTDDKSKKPLALMEDGKGGVFVRGLEEELVSSANEIYNILEKGSAKRRTAETLLNKQSSRSHSIFSITIHIKEYTPEGEEMIKCGKLNLVDLAGSENISRSGAREGRAREAGEINKSLLTLGRVINALVEHSGHIPYRESKITRLLRDSLGGKTKTCIIATISPSIHSMEETLSTLDYAHRAKNIKNKPEINQKMMKSALMKDLYSEIERLKQEVYAAREKNGIYIPRDRYLQEEAEKKAMSEKIERMELDSESKDKQHMELQELYNSQQLLTTELSGKLGKTEKKLQETQHTLADLEEKHRLAITTIREKEFLITNLLKSEKSLVAQAFELRAELEHAASDVSNLFAKIERKDKIEHGNKVLIQKFQSQLTQQLEVLHKSVASSATQQEQQLKHMEEDMQSFVSTKIEAMEELRGLLDNLKSRFGSGIKALDGLAGELDGNAHSTFDRLNTEVSNHSSALREFFEEIALEANTLVNDLQKSLHSQEEKLIAFAAQQREAHCRTITTSRSFSQITGNFFKTLDTHVSQLGDIVEDAQAVSDQKFSELEKKFEECAANEERQILQKVAELLEGSNARKKKLVQTAINDLRESAYNRTSKLKQEMSTMQDSTTSVKDEWTNYMEKAECHYLEDTASVEKGKKEMEGVLQNCLQKAKLGSEQWTNAQRSLISLEERNVAFMDKIVSEGMNATEALRAQFLSGVSSTLEDTDVASKNLLCSIDHSLQLDRDACGNLDSMIVPSCGELRELKSGHHHKVVEITDHAGQCLSQEYMVDEPSCSTPKKRAFSIPSAGSIEELKTPFEELLKSFWDGKSQKQANGDVKHIADDAHSLRDSRLPLTTIN, translated from the exons GTCTATGGTCCTACGTCCAAACAAAAGGACTTGTATGATTCGGCAATCTGCCCTATTGTATTTGAAGTTCTAGAGGGCTATAACTGCACCGTTTTCGCTTATGGGCAGACAGGAACCGGGAAAACTTATACAATGGAGGGAGGGGGAAGAAAGAAG AATGGGGAATTTCCAAGTGATGCAGGTGTTATCCCACGAGCTATTAAGCAAATCTTTGACATATTGGAAGCTCAAAGTGCTGAATATAGTGTGAAAGTAACATTTTTGGAGCTGTATAACGAGGAAATATCCGATCTTTTAGCTCCAGAGGAATGTACAAAGTTTACAGATGACAAATCCAAGAAACCATTAGCTCTGATGGAAGATGGTAAGGGTGGAGTTTTTGTTAGAGGCCTGGAAGAGGAGTTAGTAAGCTCTGCAAATGAAATCTACAATATCTTGGAGAAAGGTTCCGCTAAAAGGCGTACAGCTGAAACTTTGCTCAACAAACAGAGCAGTCGTTCTCATTCTATATTCTCTATCACAATTCACATCAAGGAATACACTCCAGAAGGGGAAGAGATGATCAAATGTGGTAAACTGAATCTTGTAGACCTTGCGGGTTCTGAAAACATTTCACGTTCTGGTGCAAGAGAG GGCAGAGCAAGGGAAGCTGGGGAAATCAACAAGAGTTTGCTTACACTTGGTCGTGTAATAAATGCTTTAGTTGAGCACTCTGGTCATATCCCATATAG GGAGAGCAAAATAACAAGGTTGTTGAGGGATTCATTGGGAGGGAAAACAAAGACATGCATTATTGCGACAATATCACCCTCCATTCACTCCATGGAAGAGACACTCAGCACTTTAGATTATGCTCATCGTgccaaaaacataaaaaataagcCAGAG ATTAACCAGAAGATGATGAAATCTGCATTGATGAAGGACTTATATTCTGAAATTGAAAGGCTGAAGCAAG AGGTGTACGCTGCAAGAGAGAAGAATGGTATCTACATACCAAGAGATAGATATCTCCAAGAGGAAGCAGAGAAAAAG GCAATGTCTGAAAAGATAGAACGGATGGAACTTGACTCAGAATCAAAAGACAAG CAACATATGGAGCTTCAGGAACTGTACAATTCTCAGCAGTTGTTGACCACCGAGTTGAGTGGCAAACTTGGCAAGACAGAG AAAAAGCTTCAGGAAACTCAGCATACTTTGGCTGATCTCGAAGAGAAACATAGGCTGGCAATTACAACAATTAGAGAAAAGGAATTTCTGATAACAAACCTTCTAAAGTCTG AAAAATCACTGGTTGCGCAGGCCTTTGAACTTCGAGCTGAGCTGGAACATGCTGCATCAGATGTCTCGAACTTGTTTGCAAAGATAG AGCGCAAGGACAAAATAGAACATGGAAACAAAGTTCTCATCCAAAAGTTCCAATCCCAATTAACTCAACAACTTGAAGTGCTGCATAAGAGTGTTGCTTCCTCAGCCACACAACAAGAGCAACAACTCAAACACATGGAGGAAGACATGCAGTCCTTTGTGTCTACCAAGATTGAG GCTATGGAGGAGCTTCGAGGTCTCCTAGACAATTTGAAAAGCAGGTTTGGTTCTGGTATCAAAGCTTTAGATGGTTTGGCCGGGGAGCTCGATGGCAATGCTCACTCAACTTTTGACCGTTTAAACACTGAAGTTTCTAACCATTCATCTGCTCTCCGAGAG TTTTTTGAGGAGATCGCCTTAGAGGCCAATACCTTGGTTAATGATCTTCAAAAGAGTCTTCACAGCCAGGAAGAGAAACTAATTGCATTTGCAGCACAACAACGTGAG GCTCACTGCAGGACAATCACAACATCAAggtcattttctcaaattactGGCAACTTCTTTAAGACTTTGGATACACATGTCTCCCAATTGGGTGATATAGTTGAAGATGCACAGGCCGTCAGTGACCAGAAGTTTTCTGAACTAGAAAAGAAGTTTGAG GAATGTGCTGCCAATGAGGAGAGGCAAATCTTGCAGAAAGTGGCAGAACTTCTTGAAGGATCAAACGCTAGGAAGAAAAAATTG GTTCAAACTGCAATCAATGACCTCCGAGAAAGTGCTTACAACCGAACTAGCAAACTAAAACAAGAGATGTCAACCATGCAAGATTCAACTACTTCAGTCAAAGACGAATGGACCAATTATATGGAAAAGGCTGAATGCCATTATCTTGAGGATACTGCTTCTGtggaaaagggaaagaaagagaTGGAGGGGGTGCTACAGAATTG TCTGCAAAAGGCAAAATTGGGTTCTGAACAATGGACAAATGCTCAACGCTCTTTGATCAGTCTAGAGGAAAGAAATGTTGCGTTTATGGATAAAATTGTTAG TGAAGGAATGAATGCCACTGAAGCACTGCGTGCACAGTTTTTGTCTGGTGTGTCATCTACTCTTGAAGACACTGATGTTGCCAGCAAAAACCTACTCTGTTCCATTGACC ATTCTTTACAACTTGACCGTGATGCTTGTGGGAACCTTGATTCCATGATTGTACCTTCTTGTGGAGAGCTGAGAGAATTGAAGAGTGGACACCACCACAAGGTTGTTGAGATTACAGATCATGCAGGACAGTGTCTTTCACAAGAGTACATG GTCGACGAACCATCTTGCTCTACACCAAAAAAGAGAGCTTTCAGTATACCAAGTGCTGGTTCGATTGAAGAGCTCAAAACTCCTTTCGAGGAGTTGTTGAAATCATTTTGGGATGGAAAATCACAGAAGCAAGCAAATGGAGATGTAAAACATATTGCAGATGACGCTCATTCATTAAGAGATTCAAGACTTCCTCTCACTACTATTAATTAG
- the LOC125873284 gene encoding putative respiratory burst oxidase homolog protein H, with protein sequence MVPIDDGDLSRDNSVKWILENAEKDSTSDVHENRNGANGLQELANQKSFKRNFSISRRRNGVVPRMGRMESGATRGLKSLRFLDRSTTGKEGDAWRSVEKRFNQNAVNGRIFREKFGTCIGMGESKEFAGELFDTLARRRKINTENGITIDEVRGFWEDISTQSLDARLHIFFDMCDKNGDGKLSEEEVKEVLVMSASANKLSKFKQHAPTYAALIMEELDPDHLGYIEMWQLEALLRGMVGSEEGEKTLKRSQTLAKTMIPKEYRTPVSKFFYKTSEKVQENWKRIWVLTLWLCINMVLFTWKFQQFKRKSAFQIMGYCVCIAKGAGETLKFNMALVLFPVCRRTLTKLRETFLGSIFPFDENINFHKIIALGIAVATFIHALFHTSCNFVKLTTCPQSKFMTFLGSNFDYHQPSYLDLVASIPGVTGILMTLFMLFTFTLATHSFRRNVIKLPWPFHHLAGFNAFWYAHHLLVLVYILLVLHGYFIYLTKEWYKKTTWMYLAVPVLAYATERILIVYEHSYNVNIIKAVTYTGNVLALYMSKPPGFKYKSGMYLFVKCPDISTFEWHPFSITSAPDDNYLSVHIRTLGDWTTELKTRFEKACEPDQVAQSRKGSLVRMETKAYTDVEQAQSEFPKIMIKGPYGAPAQNYKKYDILLLIGLGIGATPFISILKDLLNNESQSNQQIGESSSNRRGPHRAYFYWVTREQGSFDWFKGVMDDIAEYDHNEMMEMHNYLTSVYEEGDARSALIAMVQSLQHAKNGVDVVSDSRIRTHFARPNWRKVFSRLAAAHPSSRIGVFYCGSPTLTKPLRRLCQEFSLNSSTRFNFHKENF encoded by the exons ATGGTGCCCATTGACGATGGGGATTTATCTAGAGACAATTCAGTGAAATGGATTCTTGAAAATGCTGAAAAAGATAGTACGAGCGATGTCCATGAGAATAGAAATGGTGCAAATGGTTTACAAGAGCTTGCAAATCAAAAATCTTTCAAGAGAAATTTCAGCATTTCAAGACGAAGAAATGGCGTTGTACCAAGAATGGGGAGGATGGAATCAGGAGCTACTAGAGGGCTCAAGAGCTTGCGATTTCTTGACAGATCAACTACAG GGAAGGAGGGAGATGCCTGGCGAAGTGTGGAGAAACGATTCAATCAAAATGCAGTTAATGGGAGGATCTTCAGAGAGAAATTTGGGACTTGTATTG GAATGGGAGAAAGCAAGGAATTTGCTGGAGAGTTATTCGATACGTTGGCTAGGCGTAGGAAGATCAACACAGAAAATGGTATAACAATAGATGAAGTGAGAGGATTTTGGGAAGACATATCAACTCAATCTCTTGATGCAAGGCTTCATATTTTCTTTGACAT GTGTGACAAGAATGGTGATGGGAAACTATCAGAGGAAGAGGTAAAGGAG gTTCTAGTGATGAGTGCCTCGGCAAACAAATTGTCAAAATTCAAGCAACATGCACCGACATACGCAGCTTTAATCATGGAAGAGCTCGACCCTGATCATTTGGGATATATTGAG ATGTGGCAACTTGAAGCTCTTCTAAGAGGGATGGTGGGTTCAGAAGAAGGGGAAAAAACCCTGAAGAGATCACAAACACTAGCGAAAACCATGATCCCGAAAGAATACAGGACTCCAGTGAGCAAATTCTTTTACAAAACATCAGAAAAAGTACAAGAAAACTGGAAAAGAATATGGGTCCTAACATTGTGGTTGTGCATCAACATGGTACTTTTCACTTGGAAGTTCCaacaatttaaaagaaaatcagcATTTCAGATCATGGGTTATTGCGTTTGCATCGCTAAAGGTGCAGGAGAGACTCTTAAGTTCAACATGGCTCTGGTTCTTTTTCCTGTATGCAGAAGAACTCTTACTAAGCTCAGAGAAACTTTCCTTGGTTCAATATTTCCCTTTGATGAAAATATCAATTTCCATAAGATAATTGCATTGGGAATTGCTGTCGCAACGTTTATTCACGCACTTTTCCATACCAGCTGCAATTTTGTGAAACTAACAACATGTCCACAGAGTAAATTTATGACATTTCTTGGAAGCAACTTCGACTACCACCAACCGAGTTACTTGGACCTGGTGGCGTCTATTCCAGGTGTAACAGGCATTCTGATGACACTTTTCATGCTTTTCACCTTCACATTGGCTACACATTCGTTCAGAAGGAACGTCATCAAATTGCCATGGCCGTTCCATCATTTAGCAGGATTTAATGCGTTTTGGTATGCACATCATCTTCTGGTCCTCGTCTACATCCTCTTGGTCCTCCATGGCTACTTCATATACCTTACAAAAGAATGGTACAAAAAGACG ACATGGATGTACCTTGCAGTTCCGGTACTTGCATATGCTACGGAAAGAATTCTCATCGTCTACGAGCACAGCTACAATGTCAATATTATAAAG gCTGTCACATATACAGGGAATGTACTAGCATTATACATGAGTAAACCTCCAGGATTCAAGTATAAGAGTGGAATGTACCTTTTTGTTAAATGTCCTGATATATCAACCTTCGAATG GCATCCATTCTCAATCACTTCAGCACCAGACGACAACTATCTAAGTGTTCATATACGTACATTGGGAGACTGGACTACAGAGCTAAAAACCAGATTTGAGAAG GCCTGTGAGCCTGATCAAGTAGCACAATCAAGGAAGGGAAGTCTTGTTAGAATGGAAACTAAAGCATATACAGATGTTGAACAGGCTCAATCCGA ATTTCCGAAGATCATGATCAAAGGACCTTATGGTGCACCAGCTCAAAACTACAAGAAATATGATATCCTTCTACTAATTGGCTTGGGAATAGGAGCAACACCATTTATTAGCATTTTAAAGGACCTTCTTAACAATGAATCTCAATCT AATCAGCAAATTGGTGAATCATCAAGTAATAGGAGAGGTCCTCACAGAGCATATTTCTATTGGGTGACAAGAGAACAAGGATCATTTGATTGGTTCAAGGGTGTTATGGATGATATTGCTGAATATGACCATAAT GAAATGATGGAAATGCACAACTATTTAACTAGTGTTTATGAAGAAGGAGATGCTAGATCTGCACTAATTGCAATGGTGCAATCACTACAACATGCTAAAAATGGAGTTGATGTTGTCTCCGACAGTCGG ATAAGAACACATTTTGCAAGACCAAATTGGAGAAAGGTATTCTCTAGGTTGGCAGCAGCCCATCCATCTTCTCGAATTG GGGTGTTTTACTGCGGAAGTCCTACTCTTACAAAACCACTTAGAAGGCTGTGTCAAGAATTTAGTTTAAATTCATCCACTCGTTTCAATTTCCACAAAGAAAATTTCTAG